TGTTTGATATCCCTGAAATAAAAATAAAAGTCACCGAACATCAGGTGTTCAAAAAACGCTGTAGTTGCGGTCATGAAACAATATGTGAATATCCTGATGGAGTAAAAGCACCTGTGAGTTACGGCAATAATATTGAAAGCCTCATAGCTTATCTACATGCCAGACAATATTTACCATTTAAAAGGATGCAGGAATTTTTTAATGATGTTTTTCATCTTCCCATAAGCGAAGGCGGGATTCATTATTTGCTTGACAGGATTGTCAAAAAAGCCCAACCTGCTTACGAAATGATAAAGCAAAAAATCTCATCAAAAAATATCAATTACGTCATAGGTAGTGATGAAACAGGGGTTAAAGTAGCCGGTAATAAGCACTGGGCTTGGACATGGCAGAATGATGAAGCAACTTTTATTACAATTACGGATAACAGAGCTCAGAGCAGTATAGACAATACTTTCAAAAATGGGTTTAAAAATGCTGTGTTAGTTCACGATTGCTGGAAAAGCCATTTTAATACAAATGCATTGTCACATCAAATATGCATGGTACACTTATTACGAGATTTGAATTATCTGACCGAAAGGTACAACCATAAATGGAGCAATGTATGCAAAAATTTGTTCAAGGCAGCATTAGATTTAAAGAAAAACATGAAAGATAACGATTATGTTTTAGATAATTCCGAAAGAACTTACATTGAAAAGCGAATGGATGTACTTCTGAATTATAACATTCCCGATAATTATAAAGA
This sequence is a window from Deferribacterota bacterium. Protein-coding genes within it:
- a CDS encoding IS66 family transposase; the protein is MLKKFGFNHLCQLLLTKAKILDQNSLIQELIKQNGNLKKEVAILRKENTELKKLLAKYVTPKNSNNSSIPPSKDENRPKRKSLREKTGRKPGGQKGRKGNTLKMVKTPDQTEKHIPGYCNVCGKNLDDVTPEYAGKRQVFDIPEIKIKVTEHQVFKKRCSCGHETICEYPDGVKAPVSYGNNIESLIAYLHARQYLPFKRMQEFFNDVFHLPISEGGIHYLLDRIVKKAQPAYEMIKQKISSKNINYVIGSDETGVKVAGNKHWAWTWQNDEATFITITDNRAQSSIDNTFKNGFKNAVLVHDCWKSHFNTNALSHQICMVHLLRDLNYLTERYNHKWSNVCKNLFKAALDLKKNMKDNDYVLDNSERTYIEKRMDVLLNYNIPDNYKELIAFKKRLIKYRNYLFTFLYHPKVPPDNNASERAIRNIKVKQKISGQFKSPDGAYAFSVLRSITDTCIKNGQKILPSLNMIANLHTD